In the genome of Fusarium fujikuroi IMI 58289 draft genome, chromosome FFUJ_chr02, one region contains:
- a CDS encoding related to ECM4 protein (involved in cell wall biogenesis and architecture) has protein sequence MVHRPDTLTALLSLLTELQSSTGKVTDWVKPGDTSGEFKRQVSSFRDWISRDPNAKYPAEAGRYHLYVSYACPWACRTLIARKLKGLEDIISYSVVHWHLGEGGWRFVSKDEDVPGDNVIPDPIKGHEGFTHLKDVYFESEKNYDGRYTVPVLFDKKTNRIVSNESSEILRMLGTEASYLYDDMLDEKYKAIQLYPEDLQKQIEEVHEWQYGGINNGVYKSGFATTSEAYERNVVALFEALDRAEKHLSEQQGPYWFGDKISEVDIRLFVTIIRFDPVYVQHFKCNIRDIRSGYPALHKWMRNLYWNDPAFKDTTQFEHIKWHYTRSHTQINPFSITPVGPLPHILPLEEEVTAAQKK, from the exons ATGGTACATAGACCAGATACTCTCACTGCTCTTCTCAGCTTGCTAACAGAGCTACAGTCAAGCACTGGTAAAGTCACTGACTGGGTCAAGCCCGGCGACACATCTGGCGAGTTCAAGCGTCAAGTCAGCTCATTCCGAGACTGGATTTCTCGCGATCCCAATGCCAAGTACCCTGCTGAGGCTGGCCGATATCACCTCTATGTGAGCTACGCATGCCCGTGGGCGTGCCGTACACTCATCGCCCGCAAACTTAAGGGCCTTGAGGACATCATCTCCTACTCAGTTGTGCATTGGCATCTTGGTGAGGGAGGCTGGCGATTTGTTTCCAAAGATGAGGATGTTCCCGGCGACAATGTGATCCCTGATCCTATCAAGGGTCATGAGGGATTCACTCACTTGAAGGATGTGTACTTTGAGAGTGAGAAGAACTATGATGGTCGATACACCGTGCCAGTTCTGTttgacaagaagacaaaCCGAATTGTGAGCAACGAAAGCAGTGAAATTCTGCGAATGCTTGGTACTGAGGCAAGTTATTTA TATGACGACATGCTGGATGAGAAGTATAAGGCCATCCAGCTGTACCCTGAAGATCTCCAGAAGCAAATCGAGGAGGTCCATGAGTGGCAATACGGCGGCATTAATAACGGTGTTTACAAGTCCGGCTTCGCAACCACCAGTGAAGCCTACGAGCGTAACGTCGTAGCCCTCTTTGAAGCCCTGGACCGCGCTGAGAAGCACCTGTCTGAGCAACAAGGCCCCTACTGGTTCGGCGACAAGATTAGCGAAGTCGACATTCGACTGTTCGTCACAATTATCCGCTTCGATCCCGTCTACGTGCAGCACTTCAAGTGCAACATCCGCGACATTCGCTCAGGATACCCAGCTCTGCACAAGTGGATGCGGAACCTATACTGGAATGATCCCGCGTTCAAGGATACTACGCAGTTTGAGCATATCAAGTGGCACTACACCAGGAGCCACACTCAGATCAACCCTTTCTCTATCACGCCTGTTGGACCTCTGCCGCATATTCTGCcgcttgaggaggaggtaACTGCCGCGCAGAAGAAATAG
- a CDS encoding probable ubiquitin-protein ligase (E1-like (ubiquitin-activating) enzym) codes for MTEQKQPEVDLATRMQVDESVVGHNEIDESLYSRQLYVLGHEAMKRMGASNVLIVGLKGLGVEIAKNIALAGVKSLTLYDPAPVQIADLSSQFFLTPNDVGKPRDEVTVPRVAELNAYTPVKLHQSPGLDGELSQFDKYQVVVLTNAPIHQQKAIGDYCHSKGIYVVIADTYGLFGSVFCDFGEKFTCIDPTGETPLNGIVAGIDEEGLVSALDETRHGLEDGDYVTFSEVEGMEALNGAEPRKITVKGPYTFSIGDVSGLGQYKRGGMYQQVKMPKIINFKDFTTALKEPEFLISDFAKFDRPQQLHLGFQALHAFQLTHKRLPNPMDDDDAIVVLGAAKKFAEQEGLDIELNEKLLKELSYQAQGDLNPMAAYFGGIVAQEVLKAVSGKFQPINQWMYFDSLESLPTSTKRSAELCKPIGSRYDGQIAVFGTEFQDKIANLKQFLVGAGAIGCEMLKNWAMIGLGTGPEGKIWVTDMDSIERSNLNRQFLFRADDVGQMKSDRAALAVQRMNPDLQGHMVTLKERVSPETENVFNEDFWRNLDGVTNALDNVEARTYVDRRCVFFQKPLLESGTLGTKGNTQVVLPHLTESYSSSQDPPEKEFPMCTIRSFPNKIDHTIAWAKEYMFEKLFVKAPQTVNLYLTQPQFIENSLKQGGNQKETLETIRNYLTTERPRTFEDCIAWARQLFETEFSNKIQQLLYNFPKDSETSSGTPFWSGPKRAPDALKFDPNNPSHFGFIVAAANLHAFNYNIKSPGTDRSIYLRELDNVIVPDFTPSSNVKIQADDKEPVEPESSNFDDNDEIEKLATSLPSPSSLSGFQLVPVDFEKDDDSNHHIDFITACSNLRAENYKIEPADRHKTKFIAGKIIPAIATTTALVTGLVVLELYKIIDGKDDLEQYKNGFINLALPFFGFSEPIASPKVEYQGPEGKVTLDKIWDRFEIEDITLKELLDTFKAKGLTISMLSSGVSLLYASFFPPSKLKERYDLKLSQLVETISKKPIPSHQKEVIFEIVAEDLAEEDVEVPYIKVKMA; via the exons ATGACC GAACAAAAGCAACCAGAGGTCGACCTTGCGACCCGAATGCAGGTCGATGAGTCTGTTGTCGGACACAACGAAATCGACGAGTCCCTCTACAGCCGACAACTTTATGTGCTGGGCCACGAGGCCATGAAGCGTATGGGCGCTTCTAATGTGCTCATCGTCGGTCTAAAGGGCCTCGGCGTGGAAATTGCCAAGAACATCGCTCTAGCTGGTGTCAAAAGCCTTACCCTCTACGACCCTGCTCCAGTCCAGATTGCGGACCTCTCGTCCCAGTTCTTCCTTACACCCAACGATGTCGGAAAGCCCAGAGATGAGGTCACTGTGCCTCGTGTCGCCGAGCTCAACGCCTACACCCCCGTTAAGCTCCACCAGTCTCCTGGCCTTGATGGTGAACTTTCGCAGTTCGACAAGTACCAAGTTGTTGTTCTGACCAATGCGCCTATCCACCAACAAAAGGCTATCGGCGACTACTGCCACAGCAAGGGCATCTACGTCGTTATTGCCGACACATATGGTCTTTTCGGCTCCGTTTTCTGTGACTTTGGCGAGAAGTTCACTTGTATCGATCCTACCGGCGAAACTCCTCTTAACGGCATAGTGGCAGGCATTGACGAGGAGGGCTTGGTGTCTGCGCTTGACGAAACTCGACATGGACTGGAAGATGGCGATTACGTGACATTCTCCGAGGTGGAAGGAATGGAGGCACTGAACGGAGCCGAGCCCCGAAAGATCACGGTGAAGGGCCCTTATACCTTTTCAATCGGTGATGTTTCTGGACTCGGTCAATACAAGCGAGGCGGCATGTATCAACAGGTCAAGAtgcccaagatcatcaacttcaaggacTTCACCACTGCGCTCAAGGAACCCGAGTTTCTTATCTCAGATTTTGCCAAATTCGACCGACCTCAGCAGCTGCACCTCGGTTTCCAGGCACTCCATGCTTTCCAACTCACTCACAAGCGACTTCCTAACCCCatggacgatgatgacgctATTGTTGTTCTCGGTGCCGCCAAGAAGTTTGCCGAGCAGGAGGGTCTGGACATTGAGCTGAAtgagaagcttctgaagGAGCTGAGCTACCAAGCCCAGGGTGATCTTAACCCCATGGCTGCCTACTTTGGTGGTATTGTGGCACAGGAGGTCCTCAAGGCTGTTTCTGGCAAGTTCCAGCCCATCAACCAGTGGATGTACTTCGACTCACTTGAGTCCCTGCCAACATCTACCAAGCGATCTGCGGAGCTCTGCAAGCCTATCGGTAGCCGATATGATGGACAGATCGCTGTATTCGGTACCGAGTTCCAAGACAAGATTGCCAACCTGAAGCAGTTCCTCGTTGGCGCTGGTGCCATTGGTTgtgagatgctcaagaactGGGCCATGATTGGTCTCGGAACAGGACCGGAGGGCAAGATCTGGGTGACCGACATGGACTCGATCGAGAGGAGTAACCTGAACCGTCAATTTTTGTTCCGCGCCGATGATGTTGGTCAGATGAAGAGTGACCGTGCTGCTCTTGCTGTTCAGCGAATGAACCCTGACCTCCAGGGCCACATGGTAACACTCAAGGAACGCGTTAGCCCCGAGACCGAGAATGTTTTCAACGAGGATTTCTGGCGAAACCTTGATGGTGTCACCAATGCTCTCGACAACGTTGAAGCTCGAACCTACGTTGACCGCCGATGCGTCTTCTTCCAGAAGCCTCTTCTCGAGAGTGGTACTCTTGGAACCAAGGGCAACACGCAGGTCGTTCTGCCCCATCTCACCGAGTCTTATTCATCCTCCCAGGACCCTCCCGAGAAGGAGTTCCCTATGTGCACAATCCGAAGTTTCCCCAACAAGATCGATCACACTATTGCCTGGGCCAAGGAGTACATGTTTGAGAAGCTTTTTGTCAAAGCTCCTCAAACTGTCAACCTGTACTTGACCCAGCCTCAGTTCATTGAGAATTCTTTGAAGCAGGGCGGTAACCAGAAGGAGACTCTTGAGACTATTAGGAACTATCTCACGACTGAGAGGCCACGAACGTTTGAGGACTGTATTGCCTGGGCTCGTCAGTTGTTTGAGACTGAGTTTTCCAACAAGATCCAGCAGCTCTTGTATAACTTTCCCAAGGATTCTGAGACCTCGTCTGGTACTCCTTTCTGGTCCGGACCCAAGCGAGCTCCCGATGCGCTCAAGTTCGACCCCAACAACCCTTCTCACTTCGGGTTCATTGTTGCGGCAGCCAACCTCCATGCTTTCAACTACAACATCAAGTCTCCTGGAACCGACAGGTCCATCTATCTGCGAGAATTGGACAATGTCATCGTTCCCGACTTTACACCCAGTTCCAACGTGAAGATCCAGGCCGACGATAAGGAGCCTGTG GAGCCCGAGTCAAGCAACTTCGATGACAATGACGAGATCGAGAAGTTGGCCACCAGCCTCCCATCGCCCAGCTCTCTGTCTGGATTCCAGTTGGTCCCTGTTGACTTCGAGAAGGACGATGACTCGAATCATCACATCGACTTCATCACTGCTTGCAGCAACCTCCGAGCAGAGAACTACAAGATTGAGCCTGCTGATCGACACAAGACCAAGTTCATCGCTGGCAAGATCATTCCCGCCATCGCTACGACTACGGCATTAGTTACCGGTCTTGTGGTGCTTGAGCTGTACAAGATCATCGATGGCAAGGATGATCTAGAGCAGTACAAGAACGGTTTCATCAACCTGGCTCTGCCTTTCTTTGGCTTCAGTGAGCCTATCGCTAGTCCCAAGGTGGAATACCAAGGTCCTGAGGGCAAGGTTACGTTGGATAAGATTTGGGATCggtttgagattgaggacATCACTTTGAAGGAGCTTTTGGATAccttcaaggccaagggtcTGACCATCAGCATGCTGAGCTCAGGGGTCAGCCTCCTCTACGCTTCATTCTTCCCTCCTTCGAAATTGAAGGAGCGTTATGACCTCAAGCTGAGCCAGCTGGTTGAGACGATCTCAAAGAAGCCTATTCCTTCACACCAAAAGGAAGTCATTTTTGAGATAGTTGCTGAGGatcttgctgaggaggatgttgaagtGCCctacatcaaggtcaagatggcaTAA
- a CDS encoding putative peptidylprolyl isomerase: MGVQKTIISEGSGPSPKVGEKVTIQYTGWVKDESKPDNKGDQFDSSVGRGAFVVTIGVGQVIKGWDEGVTQMQLGEKALLDITPDYGYGARGFPGAIPPNATLLFEVELQKIN, encoded by the exons ATGGGTGTTCAGAAGACCATCATCTCCGAGGGCAGCGGCCCCTCTCCCAAGGTTGGCGAAAAGGTCACCATCCAATACACCGGCTGGGTCAAGGACGAGTCCAAGCCTGACAACAAGGGTGATCA GTTCGACAGCTCCGTCGGCCGCGGTGCCTTCGTCGTTACCATTGGTGTTGGCCAGGTCATCAAGG GCTGGGATGAGGGTGTTACCCAAATGCAGCTCGGCGAGAAGGCCCTTCTCGACATCACCCC TGACTACGGCTATGGCGCCCG TGGCTTCCCCGGCGCCATCCCTCCCAACGCCACTCTCCTCTT CGAGGTTGAGCTCCAGAAGATCAACTAA